From the genome of Candidatus Neomarinimicrobiota bacterium:
AAGTTGGGTGCGGATCGATTGAATATATACGGCGAGGGCAGTGATGGTGATGACCAGCGCAACGATTATAAAGGTCGCGTAATATTTGCGGATGTACTTGAGCAGGTATTTCGGGGAAGTAATAGCCTCTGATTTCTGGATAAAGCTGACTTCATAATGCCCTTTGGGAATGACTACCCGAACCTTGTCGTTCTTGCCTTCGGTGAAATAGTAGCGCTCCAGCTTCTTTCTTAGCTGATAGGTATGTGAACGAACGATGGTATCTTCCGCCGGATTGAAATCGGCGCCTTTTCCGAAGAATTCAATCGCGATCGTAGTTTCCTTGGGTGCCGTTCCGGCGACAGTTGATTCGAACAGATATTTCAGATACTGGGCGTAGGTCAAGGAATTGCAGAACTCCGAGCTCTCAATTATCTTATCGATGACCTTCTGATGGACGGAGTCGTCAGTCATTCTTCATGCTATGGAGAATCGGTAGTCCCTACTTAGCTCGCATGTTGATCACAGTGTTGCCCACCGCGGGGCGATCGATACATCCTGTTATCAAATGGCTTCACCCGCCGTGCTGGAGAGCACCTGTGAACATCTGAAATTACTGTTGTTCACTGTGTTTCACGGTTATTCACTCACTATAATATATCCTATCGGTATAACTTTGTCACTAATTCAGGACTTATTTTGTCAATTTCTATCTCAACCGGAGCCAGATGGGCTGGTATACTATCTGCCGCACCAATTTACTGTCCCCATTCTATTTCTACCAACAGTTATGCACAGGTACTGGATACCGTTACGGATTTTAACTTTTTGTTATTGTTATTCTTAACAAACGAAAGGAGGACCATATGAGGAGAAAAGTGCTACTGGAAGCTATTATCGTCATGGTTTCTCTGGGACTAGTCAGCGTTTCGGCACAATGGGAGGTGTTCGATTGCGACATAATCCCGGCTGAAGCTGGTTGGACTGAAGACAATGCCACGACTCCAGACGGAGTCTCAGAGGTTACCTGGGTAGTGGATGATCCCGACAATCCGGGTGAGAAATTTGTCAAGGTTGATACACAAGCCGAAGTATGGGATTTTAAGGAACAGTGGAGAAAGGAGATTGGCGGAGATCCGGTCACTGGTGTTACCCTGATGTTCAGGGCCGTGGCCTTGGATACGGCAACCTTCAATCGCGATTTCGATCTATACCTATATAACGGGACCTATAGAGAGAGACTGATCTCGAAGTTGAAAGGCACGAAGGTGAAGTTCGATAAGCAAGGTATTGAAGAATTTATCGACGTAACCAAGTGGCATATCTTTCGCTGGACAGCGATAAACGATTATTTCGAACTGTATGTCGATGATGATCCGCTCTCATACCTGTCTGGGGCATCAACCTCTACCGAGGAAATCGGTATGTTTTTCCGTTTTGGCGATGGTGGTGGCGACCTGTACGGTGCTCTCTACGATTGGTTCGCCTGGGACACTACCGGTGCTTATGCTCCAGGTACGGGGACGCCGCTACCTGATAGCTTGACTGGTATAGAAGCGATCAGTGTTAAAGGAGCAGAGCTGCAGCCCCAGAACTTTGAACTAAGCCAGAACTATCCCAATCCGTTTAACCCGGCGACTGAGATTCAGTATAAAGTAAGTGAAGCAGCTTCAGTTCGTTTAACTATCCACGACTTGACGGGTCGTCTTGTGAACACCCTGATCAATGAGACGAAACAACCGGGAACATATCAGGTGCAGTGGAACGGCCGTGATAGTCAGGGGCAACGTATGCCCTCCGGCGTATATTTCTATTCGCTGGATACCGGTTCCTACCGGGCCATAAAGAAGATGCTTTTAATCAAATAGAGAGGGATTGGGCCATAAAATAATAACATGCAGAGAGTGTGGCACAATTCCGCATACATTACCTAAATAAGGAGGATCTCATGAGGAAGAGTATGTTAATATACGCGCTTATCATATCCCTTAGCCTGGGCTTAACCACAGCGGCAGGCCAGTGGGATGTACTTGATGGCAGTCTTCTACCTGCGGATATCGGCTGGA
Proteins encoded in this window:
- a CDS encoding FlgD immunoglobulin-like domain containing protein, giving the protein MRRKVLLEAIIVMVSLGLVSVSAQWEVFDCDIIPAEAGWTEDNATTPDGVSEVTWVVDDPDNPGEKFVKVDTQAEVWDFKEQWRKEIGGDPVTGVTLMFRAVALDTATFNRDFDLYLYNGTYRERLISKLKGTKVKFDKQGIEEFIDVTKWHIFRWTAINDYFELYVDDDPLSYLSGASTSTEEIGMFFRFGDGGGDLYGALYDWFAWDTTGAYAPGTGTPLPDSLTGIEAISVKGAELQPQNFELSQNYPNPFNPATEIQYKVSEAASVRLTIHDLTGRLVNTLINETKQPGTYQVQWNGRDSQGQRMPSGVYFYSLDTGSYRAIKKMLLIK